DNA from Bacillota bacterium:
CGGGGACGTCGGCCGGGCCGATCCGGTCGATGGGGGAAGGGTCGGTCACCGATCTTCACCTCCGGTCACCGGCTCAACCGGCCCCGGGGCCCTCAGGGCCTCGACGGCCTCCTCCGGACCGATGGCCGCCAGAGCAAGGCGTTCCGAATCTAGGGCAGGGTCCGCGGCGTCGGCCACGTCATCGCGGGTGACGGCCTCGACACGGGCCATGACGGTGTCCGGGCTGACCAGCTTGCCCAGGGTCAGCTGGAGGCGCCCGAGGCGCATCATCCGGTTGGTCGTGCTCTCCAGACCCATCATCAACCCCGCCTTCAACTGCGCCCGGGCCCGTTCGAGCTCTTCCGGACGGGGGCCCTCCCGCCGAAAGCGGGTGAACTCCTCGAGAATGATCTCCAGGACCTCACGACTCTTGGCCGGGCCAACCCCGGCATAGGTCGTCAGAAGGCCGGCGTCCCGGTACGAGCTGGTGTAAGTGTAGATTGAGTAGGCCAGTCCGCGCTCCTCCCGGATCCGCTGGAAAAGGCGGGAACTGGTTCCACCGCCCATGATCGTGCTCAGGAGTTGCGAGGCGTAATAGGCCCGACTCTCCGAGGCCGCTTCGCTCGGTCCGGCCAGGCAGAGGTGGACTTGCTCGCTGTCCTTGGGCCTCAGGACCCGTCCGGGCTCCTGTTTCGGCGGTCCCTGGCGCCGGCGGGGAGAATCCCCGGTCAACCCGTCGAGACGCGCCCGGACCTCCTCCAGGACCTGGTCTTCGTCGATCCGCCCGGCGACGGCCACGACCAGGTTGTCGGGCGTGTAGCGAGCCCGATAGAGACGAGTCAGCCGGGCGCGGTCAAGGCCGCGGACTACCTCCGCCGGCCCAAGGATACTTCGACCGAGGGGATGCCCGCCCCAGGAAGCCTCGAGGACGAGGTCGTGGATGAGATCGTCGGGGGTGTCCTCATAAGAGCTGATCTCCTCGAGGACGACGTTGCGCTCCCGGTCGATGTCCTCAGGGTCGAAACGCGGGTGGGTGAGCATGTCGGTGAGGATGTCGAGGACCAGGGGAAAATGCTCGTCGAGGACCCGGGCGTAAAAACACGAGTACTCCTTGCCGGTGAAGGCGTTCAGTTGACCGCCCACGCCGTCGATGGCCTCAGCGATGTCCCTCGCGGTCCGCGTCTCGGAACCCTTGAAGAACATGTGCTCGAGGAAATGGGACAGGCCGGCCTCGGTGCCGTCTTCATCGCGCGACCCGGCCCGGACCCATATCCCCACGGCCACCGACCGGACG
Protein-coding regions in this window:
- a CDS encoding pitrilysin family protein, giving the protein VRSVAVGIWVRAGSRDEDGTEAGLSHFLEHMFFKGSETRTARDIAEAIDGVGGQLNAFTGKEYSCFYARVLDEHFPLVLDILTDMLTHPRFDPEDIDRERNVVLEEISSYEDTPDDLIHDLVLEASWGGHPLGRSILGPAEVVRGLDRARLTRLYRARYTPDNLVVAVAGRIDEDQVLEEVRARLDGLTGDSPRRRQGPPKQEPGRVLRPKDSEQVHLCLAGPSEAASESRAYYASQLLSTIMGGGTSSRLFQRIREERGLAYSIYTYTSSYRDAGLLTTYAGVGPAKSREVLEIILEEFTRFRREGPRPEELERARAQLKAGLMMGLESTTNRMMRLGRLQLTLGKLVSPDTVMARVEAVTRDDVADAADPALDSERLALAAIGPEEAVEALRAPGPVEPVTGGEDR